From a single Cygnus atratus isolate AKBS03 ecotype Queensland, Australia chromosome 10, CAtr_DNAZoo_HiC_assembly, whole genome shotgun sequence genomic region:
- the BAP1 gene encoding ubiquitin carboxyl-terminal hydrolase BAP1 isoform X2 — MNKGWLELESDPGLFTLLVEDFGVKGVQVEEIYDLQSKCQGPVYGFIFLFKWIEERRSRRKVSTLVDETSVIDDDIVNNMFFAHQLIPNSCATHALLSVLLNCNNVDLGPTLSRMKDFTKGFSPESKGYAIGNAPELAKAHNSHARPEPRHLPEKQNGISAVRTMEAFHFVSYVPIKGRLFELDGLKVYPIDHGPWADDEEWTDKARRVIMERIGLATAGEPYHDIRFNLMAVVPDRRMKYESKLHILKMNRQTVLEALQQLIRVTQPELIQTQKSQESQPTEEAKPASSKTVTPESTHPESTDEPTSQGHPAATQSPPTRSKPVVKTSASTINGAPPANPNPIMQRLPAFLDNHNYAKSPMQEEEDLAAGVGRSRVPVRQHQQYSDDEDDYDDDEEEEVRNTNSAIRYKRKGQVKQEHAAGAADGQLSVLQPNTINVLAEKLKESQKDLSIPLSIKTSSGGAAVAVVTHSQPSPTPSNESTDTASEIGSAFNSPLRSPIRSANPTRPSSPVTSHISKVLFGEEDGLLRIDCMRYNRAVRDLGPIISSGLLHLTEDGVFCPLAVADGGKSSPSSIKPGEEAQVAIKLEEKEGSEASDSKEKELLALLKCVEAEIANYEACLKEEVEKRKKFKIDDQRRTHNYDEFICTFISMLAQEGMLASLVEQNISVRRRQGVSIGRLHKQRKPDRRKRSRPYKAKRQ, encoded by the exons ATGAATAAGGGCTGGCTGGAGCTCGAGAGCGACCCCG GTCTCTTCACGCTCCTGGTCGAAGATTTTG GGGTCAAGGGGGTGCAGGTTGAGGAGATTTACGATCTGCAGAGCAAGTGCCAGGG ccctgTGTACGGCTTCATCTTCCTGTTCAAGTGGATCGAGGAGCGCCGGTCGCGCCGCAAGGTCTCTACCCTGGTGGATGAGACGTCGGTGATCGACGATGACATCGTTAATAACATGTTCTTTGCTCACCAG CTGATCCCCAATTCCTGTGCCACCCATGCCCTGCTGAGCGTCCTCCTGAACTGCAACAATGTTGACCTGGGCCCCACGCTGAGTCGCATGAAGGATTTCACCAAAGGATTCAGCCCTGAG AGTAAAGGCTATGCCATCGGCAATGCCCCTGAGCTGGCCAAGGCCCACAACAGCCATGCCAG ACCAGAGCCACGGCACCTGCCGGAGAAGCAGAACGGCATCAGCGCTGTGCGAACCATGGAGGCTTTTCACTTTGTCAGCTACGTCCCCATCAAGGGACGGCTGTTCGAGCTGGACGGGCTGAAGGTCTATCCCATCGACCACG GGCCGTGGGCTGACGATGAAGAATGGACAGACAAGGCCAGGAGAGTGATCATGGAGCGCATCGGCCTGGCCACTGCAGG GGAGCCGTACCACGACATCCGGTTCAACCTGATGGCAGTAGTGCCCGATCGGAGGATGAAGTATGAGTCCAAGCTTCACATCCTGAAGATGAACCGCCAGACTGTGCTGGAGGCCTTGCAGCAG CTTATCCGAGTCACTCAGCCTGAGCTGATCCAGACCCAGAAGTCTCAGGAATCTCAGCCTACCGAAGAGGCaaagccagccagcagcaagaCCGTGACTCCAGAGAGCACCCATCCAG AGAGCACTGATGAGCCCACGAGCCAGGGCCACCCTGCGGCCACACAGAGCCCACCCACCCGATCCAAGCCAGTGGTGAAGACGTCAGCAAGCACCATCAACGGGGCGCCTCCAGCAAACCCCAACCCCATCATGCAGAGGTTGCCAGCCTTCCTGGATAATCACAACTACGCCAAATCCCCCATGCAG gaggaggaagatctTGCGGCAGGAGTGGGTCGCAGCCGGGTCCCAGTCCGACAGCACCAGCAGTACTCGGATGATGAGGATGACTATGACGatgatgaggaagaggaagttCGTAACACCAACTCAGCCATCAG GTACAAAAGGAAAGGGCAAGTAAAGCAAGAGCATGCAGCCGGGGCTGCGGATGGCCAGCTCTCTGTCCTCCAGCCGAACACCATCAACGTCCTGGCCGAGAAGCTGAAAGAGTCGCAGAAGGATCTCTCCATCCCCCTGTCCATCAAGACGAGCAGCGGTGGAGCTGCCGTGGCGGTTGTCACTCACTCCCagccctctcccacccccagcaACGAGAGCACAGACACCGCCTCCGAGATCGGCAGCGCCTTCAACTCCCCGCTGCGCTCTCCCATCCGCTCGGCCAACCCCACCCGCCCCTCCAGCCCCGTCACCTCCCACATCTCCAAGGTCCTCTTCGGCGAGGAGGACGGTCTGCTGCGCATTGACTGCATGCGCTACAACCGGGCCGTCAGGGACCTGGGGCCCATCATcagctctgggctgctgcaccTCACAGAGGACGGCGTGTTTTGCCCGCTGGCTGTTGCAG ATGGGGGGAAAAGCTCCCCCTCGTCCATCAAACCCGGTGAAGAGGCCCAGGTTGCCATCAaactggaagagaaggaggGCAGTGAGGCCAGTGACAGCAAAGAGAAG gagctgctggcactgctgaagTGTGTGGAGGCAGAGATTGCAAACTACGAGGCCTGCCTGAAGGAAGaggtggagaagaggaagaaattcaaG ATTGATGACCAGAGGAGGACCCACAACTACGATGAGTTCATCTGTACCTTCATCTCCATGCTGGCCCAGGAAG GCATGCTGGCAAGTCTCGTGGAGCAGAACATCTCCGTCCGCAGGCGGCAGGGAGTCAGCATCGGCCGTCTCCACAAGCAGAGGAAGCCCGACCGCCGGAAACGCTCCCGTCCATATAAAGCCAAGCGTCAGTAG
- the BAP1 gene encoding ubiquitin carboxyl-terminal hydrolase BAP1 isoform X1: MNKGWLELESDPGLFTLLVEDFGVKGVQVEEIYDLQSKCQGPVYGFIFLFKWIEERRSRRKVSTLVDETSVIDDDIVNNMFFAHQLIPNSCATHALLSVLLNCNNVDLGPTLSRMKDFTKGFSPESKGYAIGNAPELAKAHNSHARPEPRHLPEKQNGISAVRTMEAFHFVSYVPIKGRLFELDGLKVYPIDHGPWADDEEWTDKARRVIMERIGLATAGEPYHDIRFNLMAVVPDRRMKYESKLHILKMNRQTVLEALQQLIRVTQPELIQTQKSQESQPTEEAKPASSKTVTPESTHPESTDEPTSQGHPAATQSPPTRSKPVVKTSASTINGAPPANPNPIMQRLPAFLDNHNYAKSPMQEEEDLAAGVGRSRVPVRQHQQYSDDEDDYDDDEEEEVRNTNSAIRYKRKGQVKQEHAAGAADGQLSVLQPNTINVLAEKLKESQKDLSIPLSIKTSSGGAAVAVVTHSQPSPTPSNESTDTASEIGSAFNSPLRSPIRSANPTRPSSPVTSHISKVLFGEEDGLLRIDCMRYNRAVRDLGPIISSGLLHLTEDGVFCPLAVADGGKSSPSSIKPGEEAQVAIKLEEKEGSEASDSKEKVGLGRTSDHPGGEKYSPKELLALLKCVEAEIANYEACLKEEVEKRKKFKIDDQRRTHNYDEFICTFISMLAQEGMLASLVEQNISVRRRQGVSIGRLHKQRKPDRRKRSRPYKAKRQ, from the exons ATGAATAAGGGCTGGCTGGAGCTCGAGAGCGACCCCG GTCTCTTCACGCTCCTGGTCGAAGATTTTG GGGTCAAGGGGGTGCAGGTTGAGGAGATTTACGATCTGCAGAGCAAGTGCCAGGG ccctgTGTACGGCTTCATCTTCCTGTTCAAGTGGATCGAGGAGCGCCGGTCGCGCCGCAAGGTCTCTACCCTGGTGGATGAGACGTCGGTGATCGACGATGACATCGTTAATAACATGTTCTTTGCTCACCAG CTGATCCCCAATTCCTGTGCCACCCATGCCCTGCTGAGCGTCCTCCTGAACTGCAACAATGTTGACCTGGGCCCCACGCTGAGTCGCATGAAGGATTTCACCAAAGGATTCAGCCCTGAG AGTAAAGGCTATGCCATCGGCAATGCCCCTGAGCTGGCCAAGGCCCACAACAGCCATGCCAG ACCAGAGCCACGGCACCTGCCGGAGAAGCAGAACGGCATCAGCGCTGTGCGAACCATGGAGGCTTTTCACTTTGTCAGCTACGTCCCCATCAAGGGACGGCTGTTCGAGCTGGACGGGCTGAAGGTCTATCCCATCGACCACG GGCCGTGGGCTGACGATGAAGAATGGACAGACAAGGCCAGGAGAGTGATCATGGAGCGCATCGGCCTGGCCACTGCAGG GGAGCCGTACCACGACATCCGGTTCAACCTGATGGCAGTAGTGCCCGATCGGAGGATGAAGTATGAGTCCAAGCTTCACATCCTGAAGATGAACCGCCAGACTGTGCTGGAGGCCTTGCAGCAG CTTATCCGAGTCACTCAGCCTGAGCTGATCCAGACCCAGAAGTCTCAGGAATCTCAGCCTACCGAAGAGGCaaagccagccagcagcaagaCCGTGACTCCAGAGAGCACCCATCCAG AGAGCACTGATGAGCCCACGAGCCAGGGCCACCCTGCGGCCACACAGAGCCCACCCACCCGATCCAAGCCAGTGGTGAAGACGTCAGCAAGCACCATCAACGGGGCGCCTCCAGCAAACCCCAACCCCATCATGCAGAGGTTGCCAGCCTTCCTGGATAATCACAACTACGCCAAATCCCCCATGCAG gaggaggaagatctTGCGGCAGGAGTGGGTCGCAGCCGGGTCCCAGTCCGACAGCACCAGCAGTACTCGGATGATGAGGATGACTATGACGatgatgaggaagaggaagttCGTAACACCAACTCAGCCATCAG GTACAAAAGGAAAGGGCAAGTAAAGCAAGAGCATGCAGCCGGGGCTGCGGATGGCCAGCTCTCTGTCCTCCAGCCGAACACCATCAACGTCCTGGCCGAGAAGCTGAAAGAGTCGCAGAAGGATCTCTCCATCCCCCTGTCCATCAAGACGAGCAGCGGTGGAGCTGCCGTGGCGGTTGTCACTCACTCCCagccctctcccacccccagcaACGAGAGCACAGACACCGCCTCCGAGATCGGCAGCGCCTTCAACTCCCCGCTGCGCTCTCCCATCCGCTCGGCCAACCCCACCCGCCCCTCCAGCCCCGTCACCTCCCACATCTCCAAGGTCCTCTTCGGCGAGGAGGACGGTCTGCTGCGCATTGACTGCATGCGCTACAACCGGGCCGTCAGGGACCTGGGGCCCATCATcagctctgggctgctgcaccTCACAGAGGACGGCGTGTTTTGCCCGCTGGCTGTTGCAG ATGGGGGGAAAAGCTCCCCCTCGTCCATCAAACCCGGTGAAGAGGCCCAGGTTGCCATCAaactggaagagaaggaggGCAGTGAGGCCAGTGACAGCAAAGAGAAGGTGGGACTTGGCAGGACCAGTGATCACCCTGGGGGGGAAAAGTATTCTCCCAAG gagctgctggcactgctgaagTGTGTGGAGGCAGAGATTGCAAACTACGAGGCCTGCCTGAAGGAAGaggtggagaagaggaagaaattcaaG ATTGATGACCAGAGGAGGACCCACAACTACGATGAGTTCATCTGTACCTTCATCTCCATGCTGGCCCAGGAAG GCATGCTGGCAAGTCTCGTGGAGCAGAACATCTCCGTCCGCAGGCGGCAGGGAGTCAGCATCGGCCGTCTCCACAAGCAGAGGAAGCCCGACCGCCGGAAACGCTCCCGTCCATATAAAGCCAAGCGTCAGTAG